In one window of Candidatus Methylomirabilota bacterium DNA:
- a CDS encoding glutamine synthetase family protein, with protein sequence MATRRPRRRGPDLPEQARRAGVRLVRFLYTDNGGITRGKATHVDGLAHRLSDGIGLTVAMQAMNMLDQLQAVEGLGPVGEIRLIPDPQTFTVLPYAPHAAAMTSDMRTLEGAPWEACPRAFLKRQIAACGAAGFSVRAAFECEFTLAVKRADGGFAPLDASLCFSTVGMTTAAPVMDDIVSALEAQRIPVEQYYPELGHGQQELSIAHAPALEAADRQVFYRETVRAVAHRHGFWASLAPKPFVDQAGNGAHIHFSLWDAAGRRSRMHDPRGRYGVSTLGYRFIAGVLEHLPALLALTCPSVNSYRRLQPHFWSSAYTAWGPDNREAAVRVPSTFPSDRAGSTNAELKASDSSSNPYLALGGLLAAGLDGVRRALEPGEPVLVDPGALSETERRERGIQRYPTTLRAALDQLEADAVLMPALGPTLARAYLAVKRSEAEAFAREDAAFETKHHFWKF encoded by the coding sequence ATGGCCACCCGGCGTCCCCGACGACGCGGTCCCGACCTGCCCGAGCAGGCCCGGCGGGCGGGTGTCCGCCTCGTGCGCTTCCTCTATACCGACAACGGCGGCATCACGCGCGGGAAGGCCACGCACGTGGACGGGCTCGCGCATCGCCTGTCCGACGGCATCGGGCTCACGGTGGCGATGCAGGCGATGAACATGCTGGACCAGCTCCAGGCCGTGGAGGGCCTCGGCCCCGTGGGTGAGATCCGGCTGATCCCTGATCCGCAGACGTTCACCGTCCTCCCGTACGCGCCCCACGCGGCGGCCATGACGAGCGACATGCGCACGCTGGAGGGGGCGCCCTGGGAGGCGTGCCCGCGCGCTTTTCTCAAGCGGCAGATCGCTGCCTGCGGCGCGGCAGGGTTCAGCGTGCGCGCCGCCTTCGAATGCGAGTTCACCCTGGCCGTGAAGCGGGCCGACGGCGGGTTCGCGCCGCTGGACGCGAGCCTCTGCTTTTCCACCGTCGGGATGACGACGGCGGCGCCCGTGATGGACGACATCGTGTCCGCGCTCGAGGCGCAGCGCATTCCGGTCGAACAGTACTACCCGGAGCTCGGCCACGGCCAGCAGGAGCTGTCGATCGCCCACGCGCCGGCGCTCGAGGCCGCCGACCGGCAGGTCTTCTATCGTGAGACCGTCCGGGCCGTCGCTCACCGCCACGGATTCTGGGCCTCGCTCGCCCCCAAGCCCTTCGTCGACCAGGCCGGCAACGGCGCCCACATCCACTTCAGCCTGTGGGACGCGGCAGGCCGTCGATCTCGCATGCACGACCCGCGGGGCCGCTACGGCGTGAGCACGCTCGGCTATCGCTTCATCGCCGGGGTCCTCGAGCACCTGCCGGCCCTGCTCGCGCTCACGTGTCCCAGCGTGAACTCGTACCGCCGGCTCCAGCCACACTTCTGGAGCTCCGCCTACACGGCGTGGGGGCCCGACAATCGCGAGGCGGCGGTGCGGGTGCCGTCGACGTTTCCTTCCGACCGCGCCGGCTCGACCAACGCCGAGCTCAAGGCGTCGGACTCGTCGTCGAATCCCTACCTCGCGCTGGGAGGATTGCTGGCGGCCGGCCTCGACGGCGTCAGGCGCGCGCTCGAACCGGGCGAGCCCGTGCTCGTGGACCCGGGCGCCCTGTCCGAGACTGAGCGGCGCGAGCGCGGGATCCAACGGTACCCGACCACGCTGCGCGCGGCGCTCGACCAGCTTGAGGCGGACGCCGTGCTCATGCCGGCCCTGGGCCCGACACTGGCCCGTGCGTACCTCGCCGTGAAGCGCTCGGAGGCGGAGGCGTTCGCCCGCGAGGACGCGGCCTTCGAGACGAAACACCATTTCTGGAAGTTCTGA
- a CDS encoding MFS transporter: protein MRSRRPYWSDTEAAAPDTGYAWVMLALGTVLVALNLGALSSLSVFLKPLSEEFGWPRGATALSYTTAAVTIGVAGVFWGRVADRYGTRPVVLVGVLAQPTALLLLSWLASLSQFYVLYMALGGFGFAAVNVPIIANVGLWFVRRKGLALGILSSGGPLGQALVAFLAAHVVEAYGWRTAYLTLAILYALFAVPLALLVRTPPLLAAGEPATRGGSQDELPLPAPVVVAWLSAAAVFCCTTMSIPIVHTVAMLTDRGLPYAEAARIFVVIMGSGVLGRIFLGRLTDYLGGLRSYFLASALQTALVFWFTRVESLPLLYLLSALFGLGFSGVMTSVWVCVREMVPPRLAATSLAVVVMFAWFGMGLGGWHGGHVFDLTGGYTHSYFHAVLSGLVNLVILGALYWRVSRARARVAAVEAAGQPL from the coding sequence ATGCGATCACGACGGCCATACTGGAGCGACACGGAGGCCGCAGCCCCGGATACGGGCTATGCCTGGGTGATGCTGGCGCTCGGCACCGTCCTGGTGGCGCTCAATCTCGGCGCCCTCTCGAGCCTTTCGGTCTTCCTCAAGCCGCTCTCCGAGGAGTTCGGCTGGCCGCGTGGCGCCACCGCCCTCTCCTACACGACCGCGGCCGTCACCATCGGCGTCGCCGGCGTCTTCTGGGGGCGCGTGGCCGACCGGTACGGAACGCGCCCGGTGGTGCTCGTCGGCGTGCTGGCGCAGCCGACGGCGCTGCTGCTGCTCTCGTGGCTCGCGTCGCTCTCGCAGTTCTACGTGCTCTACATGGCGCTCGGCGGCTTCGGCTTCGCCGCCGTGAACGTGCCGATCATCGCGAACGTCGGCCTCTGGTTCGTCCGCCGGAAGGGCCTCGCGCTCGGCATCCTGTCCTCGGGCGGCCCACTGGGCCAGGCGCTCGTGGCGTTCCTGGCCGCCCACGTCGTGGAGGCTTACGGCTGGCGCACTGCCTACCTGACCCTCGCGATCCTCTACGCGCTGTTCGCGGTGCCGCTGGCGCTCCTGGTGCGGACGCCGCCGCTGCTCGCGGCCGGCGAGCCGGCAACGCGCGGCGGCAGCCAGGACGAGCTCCCACTGCCCGCCCCCGTCGTGGTGGCGTGGCTGAGCGCGGCTGCCGTCTTCTGCTGCACCACGATGTCCATCCCGATCGTCCACACGGTCGCGATGCTGACGGACCGGGGCCTGCCGTACGCCGAGGCGGCACGCATCTTCGTCGTCATCATGGGCTCGGGGGTGCTCGGACGGATCTTCCTGGGCCGGCTCACCGATTACCTCGGCGGGCTCCGCTCCTACTTCCTCGCCTCGGCCCTGCAGACGGCGCTCGTCTTCTGGTTTACTCGCGTGGAGTCGCTGCCGCTGCTCTACCTGCTCAGCGCCCTCTTCGGCCTCGGGTTCAGCGGCGTCATGACGTCGGTCTGGGTCTGCGTCCGCGAGATGGTTCCTCCGCGGTTGGCCGCCACGTCGCTGGCCGTGGTTGTGATGTTCGCCTGGTTCGGCATGGGACTGGGCGGCTGGCACGGCGGGCACGTGTTCGACCTCACGGGCGGCTACACGCACTCGTACTTTCACGCCGTGCTGAGCGGCCTCGTCAACCTCGTCATCCTGGGTGCCCTCTACTGGCGCGTCAGCCGCGCCCGCGCGCGAGTCGCCGCCGTGGAAGCCGCCGGCCAGCCGTTGTGA